CCTCCGAACCTGCTCAAAGGTACAAACCCCGGGAGCCGTCGAGGCTTTGGCAATTACGGAAACTTGCCTGCGTGAATTACTGAATTAATACTTGGTAATGGTAGCATCCTATTACCGGCCCTGCCGCTTGCCGGCTGCGGTGCAATAGGTACGGGGCGAAAATCCGTAGTAGCCGCCTGCCAAAACCCGTAGAAATGCTGCCGCCTGGCCCAAGTACAACGGCCACCTTTGTAGCGGCAGGCTGCTCGTCGAAATGCGGCAACTGGTACGACTTCAGGTGTGGTGTCGTGCCACGACGGGTAGCCTGCTTTTTTTATGCCCCTAGGTGAGCGGGAGCGGGTTTTGACCATCCCAGGTGCCGCGCGTGCCCAGCACCCGAAAGCGGGCAAACATCTCTTCGGAATACCAGCCTTCCTGCCGCGTCTGCTTAATCACTTCTTTGTGGCGCCCCTCGTGCTGCGGCCCGTAGGCGTACTGGCGCATGTCGGCGGCCGAGCGCCACAGGCTGAACGTAGCTTGCCGGATAATCGGCAATTCGCCCAGGCCGATAGCGGCCAACAAGCCCGGCGCCTGCTGCACCGCCCGGCTTACCGGCGGCACCGCCTGCCAAAAACTCCACGACCGCAGCAGCCGGATGCTGGCCCGCGTGAGCACCGCCACGGGGGCCTCGGGTGGCGCATCGGCCCTGGGTGCGTAGCCGAAGGGGTTGCCGCCATCCCACAGGCCATGGCCCTGCAAAGGCAGCAAATCGGCCGTCCAGAGCTCCTGGCTGCGCTGCCGGTAGGCCTGCCAATGCGGGTTCCGTTCGAAGAAGTGGGCGGCATCAGCGGCGTCGTTCCACACGGCCATCAGCCCGTAGCGGCCAAAGTTCGGCTTCAGGCCAAAATCGTAGCCCGAGCCCAGCAGCTTGGCAAAGCGCAGGCCCGGCACCTTGGCCAGGTGCCGCGGCAGCGTGCCCATCTGGGCCAGCGCCCAGCGGCGGTTTTCGGGCCGAACGGTAATGATGGTGAGCGTGGTAAGCGGCGAAGTAAGCAAAGCAGGGGGCGCGGTGGAAAACGACATCGGCAGCAAACAACAAAAAAGGGAGAGAAGTGACTCTCTCCCTTCGGGTGGATTTTCGGATAAGGCCGCCCTAGGTTACTTGGGCTGCACCTTGGCGTGCTCGTCGCCGGTGGGCTGGTACCGCTCGCCGGTAGCCACGGCCTTTACGTAGCCGAAGGCGTGCACCAGCACGTTGCTGGGCTGATCCCAGTATTCGCCTTTATCAATGTCGATGCGAAGCAGCGCGATGTTGGGGTCGTCGGAGCCTTTCGGAAACCAGGTGCGCAGGCCCTCGCTCCAGAGCTCCTTGATTTTGGCGCGGTCGGTTACCACGCGGGCGCGGCCCGAAATGCTCACGTACAGGTTGTCCTGCGGTTTGGAGTAGCCCAGGTTCACGTGGCGGTCTTGCTGCACCTCGTCGATTTTGGGCGAGTCCAGCTCCGTGAAAAACCACAAGGTGCCATCGGCCTCGGGCTCGTGGGTGTACATGGGGCGCGCGTGCAACGAGCCGTCGGGCTCCAGGGTGGTCATCATGGCAATTTTAATGTCCTTGATGCGCTCCACGAGTTTCGTTACGTCGTGGCTTACGGCAACTCTTTCAGCCATGGGGTCGGGTGTTTGGGTGTAGTCAGATAAGAAGGAGTGTTGGGGCTTACGCGCCGGGGCGGCCCTAGGTTAGCCGGCCGCGGCAACCGGGCAGCAGCCTTGGCGCTACCTTGCACCCGTGAACTTCCTCGCCCACCTGCTGTTATCCGGCCCCGACGACGACCTCATCGTGGGCAATTTTGCCGCCGAAGCCGTGCGCGGCCGGGCCGCCGTGGCCGCCTACCCGCCCGCCGTGCAGCGCGGCATCCGGCTGCACCGCCTCATCGATTCCTTTACCGATGCCCACCCCGTGGTGCGCCGCAGCACCGCCCGCCTGCGCGCGGCCGGCCTGGGCAAGTGGGCCGGCGTGGTAGCCGATGTGGGCTACGACCACCTGCTGGCCCGCCACTTTGCCCGCTACCACTACCGCCCCGCCGAGCCGTTGCCCGCCTTCGCGCAGCGCATGTACGCCGTGCTGCAGGCCCGCCGAGCCGAACTGCCCGAACGCCTGCAGCACCTGCTGGGCTACATGCGCCGCGACGATTGGCTGAGCAATTACGCCCGCCCCGAAGGCCTTGCACGGGCGCTCCTAGGTCTGAGCCGGCGGGTGCCGGGCGCGGAGGTGCTGGCCACCGGCGCGGCGGCGTTTCTGGCTGATATTGATGCTTATGAGCGGGACTTTGCGGAGTTCTGGCCCCAGCTGCTGGCCGCGGTGCAGGCCGAGCTAACCTAGGGCCCGGGCCCCGGTTGTATACTTGCTCCCGAAAAACCCGCCCTACCAACCGCCCCGCCATGTTTCAGGACCGCCAGCTGCTCATTGCCACCAAGCACGACAAGCAACGCGTGATTGCCCCGATTCTGGAACAGGAGCTGGGCGTGGTGTGCGTGGTGGCCGAAGGGCTGGACACCGACGAGCTGGGCACCTTTACCGGCGAAATCGCACGCACGCTCGACCCCGTAGCCGCCGCCCGCGAAAAGTGCCGCCGCGCCATGGCGCGTACCGGCTGCGATTTGTGCGTGGCCAGCGAGGGCTCGTTCGGGCCGCACCCCGCGTCGTTTTTTGTGCCCGCCGACGACGAGCTGCTCGTGTTCGTGGATGCGCGCCACAACCTCGAGGTGGTGGTGCGCGAGCTAAGCCTCGATACCAACTTCAGCGGCCAGAAAATTGCCACGGCCGCCGAGCTGCAGGCCTTTGCCGGGCAGGCCGGCTTTCCCGGCCACGGCCTGATTTTGCGCAAATCGCGCGACGAAAGCACGGATATTTTCAAGGACATCACCGACGAGGCGGCCCTGCAGCAGGCCTTTGCCTACCTGCTGGGCAAGTACGGCCACGCCTACGCCGAAACCGACATGCGCGCCCACCGCAACCCCACGCGCATGCGGGTAATTGAAGCGGCCACCCGCAAGCTGGCCGCGCAGCTAAAATCGGAGTGCCCCGGCTGCCACATGCCGGGCTTTGGCGTAACCGAAGCGCGCAAAGGTCTACCCTGCAGCTGGTGCAGCCAGCCCACCAACGCGGTGCTCAGCTTCGTGTACCAGTGCCGCCACTGCGGCTATCAGCGCGAGGAGCGCTACCCCCACAACAAAACCACCGAAGACCCCATGTACTGCGACCATTGCAACCCTTGAGCGGGTGCGTTGGGGTTAGCAACAGGCTCTTCTGCCAATCAAACCAATAAAGGCGGCTTGTTAATCTGTCGGAACATAAACCTTATTGGGCCTTCCCGCACGCCTCACAACCAGGCGGTCGGGGGTAAGCTCCACCACCGTAACGCGGCGGGAGTCGTCGTCGTCGATTAGCAGCGTCCGGGTGGCTTCATCCAACACCCAGCGCCTGCGGTCGGAGCCTGCGATGCCGCCCCAATCCTTCACAATGCCGTTGGCGCGGTACTCACGGCGCACCGAGGCCAGGCTTCGGTAGAAAAACGAAAAATTCTTCCGCATGCGCTCGGCTGCGGCCGGGTTGCTGGTGCGCTGGCGGGCAATGTCGGTTTCGATAACGGAAACGATATAAGTCGAATCCAGCTTCCAGCGCCGCAGCAACAGCGGGCGCAGCTGGCTGGGGGTTATTTGCACCTCGCCAATCAGGTAGCTTTGCTCGGCCAGCTCCACATCGGCTTTCAGATGGTTGGCGGGCACCGTTTGCGGCTGAAAGCCCAGGTGCGAAAACGCGAGCGGCGCCGCGGCGGGCTCGTCGGGCATCGTCAGCGCAAAGCGGCCGGCTTCATCCGTTACGGCCGTAATTGATTGGCCCACCACCCGAACGGTTACTTGCCCCAAAGGCTCGTGGGTGCCCTGGGCCACCACGCGGCCGCTGACTTTTCGTTGGGCTACGGCAGCGGTAACGCCTGGCAGGATTAGACCTAGGCTAAGCAGGCAGGTAAGCAAAAAGCGCAAATGCATGCGGCAAAATTAGCCAGCAATGCGGCTGATTTGGCTTCGCGCTTACCCGTGAAAGCACTGATCCAGCCATAAAAAAACGGGGCCGCAGGGCCCCGTTTTCATTGCAAAAGCTAAAGCAAGCACTAGTGGTGGTGCCCGCCTTCGCCGTGTACGTGGCCGTGGTCGAGCTCTTCTTTGCTGGCGTCGCGTACGGCTACCACTTTGCCTTCGAAGTGCATCGTCATGCCGGCGAGGGGGTGGTTGAAGTCCATCTGCACGGTGTCGTTGCCCACGAACACCACTTTGCCTTGCAGGTGGTTGCCGTGGTTGTCCGACA
The sequence above is drawn from the Hymenobacter sp. YIM 151858-1 genome and encodes:
- a CDS encoding spheroidene monooxygenase is translated as MSFSTAPPALLTSPLTTLTIITVRPENRRWALAQMGTLPRHLAKVPGLRFAKLLGSGYDFGLKPNFGRYGLMAVWNDAADAAHFFERNPHWQAYRQRSQELWTADLLPLQGHGLWDGGNPFGYAPRADAPPEAPVAVLTRASIRLLRSWSFWQAVPPVSRAVQQAPGLLAAIGLGELPIIRQATFSLWRSAADMRQYAYGPQHEGRHKEVIKQTRQEGWYSEEMFARFRVLGTRGTWDGQNPLPLT
- a CDS encoding pyridoxamine 5'-phosphate oxidase family protein, translated to MAERVAVSHDVTKLVERIKDIKIAMMTTLEPDGSLHARPMYTHEPEADGTLWFFTELDSPKIDEVQQDRHVNLGYSKPQDNLYVSISGRARVVTDRAKIKELWSEGLRTWFPKGSDDPNIALLRIDIDKGEYWDQPSNVLVHAFGYVKAVATGERYQPTGDEHAKVQPK
- a CDS encoding acyl carrier protein phosphodiesterase, whose protein sequence is MNFLAHLLLSGPDDDLIVGNFAAEAVRGRAAVAAYPPAVQRGIRLHRLIDSFTDAHPVVRRSTARLRAAGLGKWAGVVADVGYDHLLARHFARYHYRPAEPLPAFAQRMYAVLQARRAELPERLQHLLGYMRRDDWLSNYARPEGLARALLGLSRRVPGAEVLATGAAAFLADIDAYERDFAEFWPQLLAAVQAELT
- a CDS encoding DUF6671 family protein; the protein is MFQDRQLLIATKHDKQRVIAPILEQELGVVCVVAEGLDTDELGTFTGEIARTLDPVAAAREKCRRAMARTGCDLCVASEGSFGPHPASFFVPADDELLVFVDARHNLEVVVRELSLDTNFSGQKIATAAELQAFAGQAGFPGHGLILRKSRDESTDIFKDITDEAALQQAFAYLLGKYGHAYAETDMRAHRNPTRMRVIEAATRKLAAQLKSECPGCHMPGFGVTEARKGLPCSWCSQPTNAVLSFVYQCRHCGYQREERYPHNKTTEDPMYCDHCNP
- a CDS encoding carboxypeptidase-like regulatory domain-containing protein; the encoded protein is MHLRFLLTCLLSLGLILPGVTAAVAQRKVSGRVVAQGTHEPLGQVTVRVVGQSITAVTDEAGRFALTMPDEPAAAPLAFSHLGFQPQTVPANHLKADVELAEQSYLIGEVQITPSQLRPLLLRRWKLDSTYIVSVIETDIARQRTSNPAAAERMRKNFSFFYRSLASVRREYRANGIVKDWGGIAGSDRRRWVLDEATRTLLIDDDDSRRVTVVELTPDRLVVRRAGRPNKVYVPTD